A segment of the Terribacillus aidingensis genome:
AATGCGATAAAAGTCGCCTTGATGGGACCATTAGCTGGTATTGGTGACTCGTTCTTCTGGGGAACTTTTCGGGTGATAGCGGCTGGTATCGGAATATCGCTTGCCAGCCAAGGCAACATACTTGGAGCAATCCTCTTCTTGGTGCTTTACAATATCCCTCACTTCTTCTTGCGTTATAAAGGAACATTCTGGGGTTACAACCAAGGGACAACACTCCTTAGCTCTTTATATGAAAAGGGAAATATGGAAAAAGTGTCGTACTGCGCAGGCATACTGGGATTGATTGTAATAGGAGCCATGACTGGAACTTTGGTACAATTCACAACTCCATTAGAAATCAGCATCCAGGGGGCTGCTGTTAACTTACAGGATACGCTGGATCAAATAATGCCGAATATCCTGCCGCTAGGGCTTACATTGCTGCTATTCTTGCTGCTGAAGAAAGGTATTAAGGTGAACTATATTATGATTGGTATCATTGCTGTCGGTATTTTAGGCAAGTGGGCTGGAATTCTATAAACCTATTGATAGGAAGGGGAAGCATTATGCAAACAAATCTAATGAATCAATTTATCCATGAGGAAAAGGAAGTTCTCACATCTATTTTACAAGGTAAGGAAGATATTATAGGGGACAGCGTGCAAGCTTACACAAATAACGATATCGAAAATATTTATGTGATAGGTTCCGGAACTTCCTATCATGCTGCATTAGTGGCGAAAGATACGATATCAAAATTACTAAACAAACAGGTATTTGTAATGTATCCAACACATTTTGAGCGGGAGCAACTGCATTTAGGCGGTAAACAGCTTGTTATTGGGATTTCACAAGGTGGCAGGAGCCTATCGACAATTCATGGAATTGAAAAAGCTAAGCAATGGGGGTTTCCTACTATCGGAATTTCCGAGTATGCAGAAAGTGATTTAGCGGAAACGGTAGACTATTTTATCCCTTTATCCATCGGTTCGGTTGAGAGAGCAGGAGCTAAGACAAAAGGATATGTCGGGACCATTCTTACTTTGATTCTCTTCGCTATGCAGGCTTCCGGGAAGCAAGATGAAGAATTGTTAGAGAAACTGCAAACTACTTTCAGCAACCTTGATACGCTGGCTCAAGTTTCTGAGGAATGGTATCAAAAGATTAAGGACGACTTCTACCATGCAAAAGATATCGCTGTAATCGGATATGGCACAAACTACGCTACAGCACTGGAAGGAGCATTGAAACTCCTGGAAACTGCGAGAGTTCCTGTGGTTGGTTATGAAATGGAAGAATACATGCATGGCGTTTATAACTGCATCAGCCCGGACAGCTTCATCATATTTCTGGCCTCAGAGCACAAAGATAAGGAAAGGCTGCTCAATATGAAAGATTTCTTGGGAAATATAACAGATCATTGTTACGTAATAGGTAAAGAGGGCACCTTTGAAACTTCTGATCAGGATTTAGCCTTCGCCTTTCAAGAGCAGGAAGACTTCTCTGCCTTTGAGTATATAGTGCCGCTTCAAATCTTGTCGTCGTTGTTATCAGCTGATAAAGGCATAGATGCAGCAATTCCGAAATTCCCTAACTTCCATACGATGATGGGAAGTAAGGTGGCTAATATCTAAATATTTTCTAACTATTAAGAAAATTATAGATATAATAGAAAGGTAGAGCTTCAGTAGGTCGGATAGGGAGAGGATCGATTTGATAAAAGATAACATAATCCAACAAATCTTACATCTGTCTGCTAATCTGCCAGATCAACATAAGGACCAGATTGGAATTGATGCCAGTCAAATTGCAGCATTGATGCAGATTAGCAGAAGTGCTGCAAGCAGGTATTTAAACGAACTTAATCGTTCGGGAGATATGGTCAAGGTCAACACTAGGCCTGTTTATTTTCACATGAAGAGACATTTGGAGGATTACTATAATAAATCTGTCGCTCAAACAAGCTTTTCTAGTTACGAAGAGTTATTTCACTACTTGCTTAATGAAGAAACCAAAAAAAGAGATCCTTTCTCTGTATTTATTGGTGCAGAAGGAAGCATGTCCACTCAAATAGAACAATTAAAAGCTGCTATAAGTTATCCTCCAAGAGGTCTTCCAATCATGATTGCTGGAGAAACAGGTGTAGGAAAAAGTAATTTGGCGCGATTGACGTATGAATACGCATTGGAAAGCAATCTTATTGGTCCTGAGAGTCCTTTCCTTACAATGAACTGTGCAGAATTTGCTGATAATCCAGAGTTAGTCACAGCTAATCTTTTTGGTTATGTTAGCGGGGCATTCACCGGCGCTGTGAAAGATACGAAAGGCATCATCGAGTCTGCTGACGGAGGGATACTCTTCTTGGATGAGGTGCATCGACTATCCGCGGAAGGACAGGAGAAGTTGTTTCTGTTCATGGACCAAGGAGTATTTCATCCATTGGGAGACAACCAAAAGTGGAAGAGATCAGATGTAAGGCTTCTATTTGCAACTACAGAAGGAATAGAAGAAACTTTTCTGCCTACATTCATAAGGAGAATTCCGATCATTGCATCGATTCCTCCATTAAGGGAACGATCTGACGATGAGAAGTTTCGCTTAATCTACCTTTTCTATGAAAAAGAAAGCAGGAATATCGGCGTTAAATTAAGTATCCAGCATGATGTCATCCGTGCGCTGATGGCCTATCGTCCAAAAGGGAATGTAGGAGAGTTAAAGAATGTAATTACTACGTCTTGTGCAAAAGCTTATCAAGAATCGATTGATGCTATAAATGATGGAATTCATATACAACAACGCCATTTGCCAAAGGAAATAGTTGAATACTATTTACTGAATAAACAAAAACATGTACTGGAACTGCCGGATGAATCTATATCCATACATCCGGCAGTAAAAATTATAAATGATTTTCCCTTTTTGAACCAATCTAGGGGTAAACTAAACCATATATATCAGTCTCTTATAAAACGATTAGCCGGTAATACGGATCCTAAGGAAGACATATCGGAGCTGGCTATCCTTGTTAATCAGGAAATTGACCGAATCATGTACAGCAACCAAAAAGTAATAGAAAAGGTCGAATTTCTTAGCCTGAAACAACTGATTACTACGTACATGGAGTATAGACCAGTGGATAAATCAATTATCTTTCCGGGAAGCTTCACTATCGGGCTGACACATTATCTGTTCGAAGCATGCAGCTCAGCCCTTACAGCTAAAGAAGAGGGCACTGCTAAGCAGGTGCTGGATTCCATTCAGTTAGTGCTGCCGGATGAAGTGACTTACGCCAATAGGATCGTCAACAAAATTAGGGATACCTTTGATGTATATGTTAACAAACTGGATATTGCTGTTATTGCTCTTTATCTCTCAGGGTTAAAGAAAAACAAGAGGTCTGACCGAATCAGGTCGGTCATCGTTGCACATGGTTTTGCCACAGCAAGCAGTATAGCCCATGTAGCAAACAGTGTACTTGGCGAGAACATATTCGAGGCTTTCGATATGCCATTAGAGGTTTCTCCTATTGATATTATTCATAAGATAGAGGATTATATGGAAGCTATTGATACGACCAATGGTGTCATTTTTCTAGTTGATATGGGCTCACTGACAGAATTGCAAAACCATTTGCAACCTAAGGGTCCAGGTGCTATTGGATTATTAAATAACATTACAACATCCATGGCTATTGAAGTTGGAGAATCAATCCTGCGTGAAGATAAAATAGATCAAATACTTAAGTGTGTTACAGCATCCATCAAACCAACCTACAAACTGATTAAAGATGAACATAACAAGTACAATGCTATCATTACAACATGTGGTACTGGCATGGGTACTGCGGTGAAAATTAAAGAGCTCCTTATGAAAGGCATTGGCAACACAAAAAACATCACAGTACTTCCTTATGATTTCTTAAGTTTAAAAAATAATGGGCTTAAGGAACATGTCTTTACTAGCTATAATGTTTTGGGGATTGTAGGTACTCTGGATCCGAAGGTGCCGCATATTCCTTTTGTAGCTATGGAAGACATTATTTCAGAGAAAGATACGAATAAGCTGAATGAAATATTCAGTGGAGTATTGCCGACTGTAAAGATTGAAGAATTAAATGAAACAATGCTGAAGCTTTTCTCTCTCGAAAGTGTTATTCACCATTTAACAATTCTTAATCCTGACAAGCTTATTGATAATTTGAGCGACATCCTAGGAAAAATTCAGCAAGAATTGAACATTACGTTCTCAAATCCTACTTTAATGAGTTTATATATTCATATGAGTTGTCTCGTTGAAAGGCTAGTCAAGAAAAGTCCTATTGAATATTACTCTGATATGGAACAATTCGGGGAAGAACACAAAACGTTCGTTCATCTGATGAAGCGTATATTCTATAGAATCGAAGAGAATTACGGCGTAGAGATTCCCTTGTCGGAGATCGGATACATTTATGACATTATAAAAATCAGAAACGAAGCCTTCGTTTATTAGAGAGGAGAGGGAGATAGTATGCTCTTAGAGAAATTTACAGTTACAGATAAAATGGGTATTCATGCTCGTCCTGCCACAAAGCTAGTTCAAGCAGCAAATAAATTTAAATCTAAAATTCACCTTGGGTTTGAGGAAACAAAAGTCAATATGAAATCTATTACTGGTATCATGACACTTGGAATAACAGAAGGAATGATTATTGAAGTTATGACAGAAGGAGAAGATGAACGGAAAGCGTTTCAAACATTATGTGAGTTGATGGAAAGAGAAAGTATAGGAGTGTCTGCGAAAGCTATCAGTTAAATGTAATGAAAGCATCAAGAGTTATTTCTCTGATGCTTTCATTTTTCTTTACGAATTCTAGAATCCTCAAATCCTAATTCCATTCGATATTTCGCGACTGTTCTCCTGGATATAGCGATGGAGTGCTTCTGGAGTAAGGTTGTAATTTTTTGATCTGATAAAGGAGAGGATTTCCGCTCATTTTCAAGTAATTCTTTCATTTTCTCCTTTATCTGATGTACGGAATGGAAAGCATCCGTCTTCGTACTAGAGACTCCTTTGGAGAAGAGCTGTTTGAAAGAAAAGAGACCGAGTGGTGTTTGCAGGTACTTATTGCTAGTTGCTCTGCTAACAGTTGATTCATGGACTTGCGCAGCGTTTGCAATATCTTTTAGCGTCATGGACTTTAAGCAAGTTGTACCTTCTTTGAAGAAATCTGGTTGGAATGCAAGTATCTCCTTCGTTATGTTGTAGAGAGTCTGTTGCCTTTGCTCCAGCCCTCTAATCAATTGAGAAGCTGCAAACATACTTGCTTTTGCGTATCGTTTCACTTCATTTGATGGGTCGTTATGAAGCATGGCTGAAAAGGAGGGGTCAAGTTTTACGACTGGTAAATGCGCTTGATTCACAATAATGTTAATGCCACTGTCTGTTTGTCTTAGAATCACATCTGCTGCAATATAGGGAGTAGGCTTTGTATGGAAGTTCATAGCAGGATAGGGGTTCAGTGACTTGATTTGTAAATCTGCCTCATAGATGTCAGATAGTTCTACACCGAGTATAGTTGAAAGTATTTCATATTCTTTTTCTGCCAGCAGTCCCAGATGCTCATCCACAATCTTATAGGCAAGGGAATTAGCGGATTTTATTTGCAGGAGAAGACATTCGTGCAAGTCTCTAGCACCAATCCCAGGGGGATCTAGAGTTTGAATTATAGCAATTGCATCATCTAATTTCTCACTCTTGATACGTAATGAAGTCGCAGCGTGTAACCTATCCAGAATCAGATAACCCTTATCATCTAAA
Coding sequences within it:
- a CDS encoding sigma 54-interacting transcriptional regulator — translated: MIKDNIIQQILHLSANLPDQHKDQIGIDASQIAALMQISRSAASRYLNELNRSGDMVKVNTRPVYFHMKRHLEDYYNKSVAQTSFSSYEELFHYLLNEETKKRDPFSVFIGAEGSMSTQIEQLKAAISYPPRGLPIMIAGETGVGKSNLARLTYEYALESNLIGPESPFLTMNCAEFADNPELVTANLFGYVSGAFTGAVKDTKGIIESADGGILFLDEVHRLSAEGQEKLFLFMDQGVFHPLGDNQKWKRSDVRLLFATTEGIEETFLPTFIRRIPIIASIPPLRERSDDEKFRLIYLFYEKESRNIGVKLSIQHDVIRALMAYRPKGNVGELKNVITTSCAKAYQESIDAINDGIHIQQRHLPKEIVEYYLLNKQKHVLELPDESISIHPAVKIINDFPFLNQSRGKLNHIYQSLIKRLAGNTDPKEDISELAILVNQEIDRIMYSNQKVIEKVEFLSLKQLITTYMEYRPVDKSIIFPGSFTIGLTHYLFEACSSALTAKEEGTAKQVLDSIQLVLPDEVTYANRIVNKIRDTFDVYVNKLDIAVIALYLSGLKKNKRSDRIRSVIVAHGFATASSIAHVANSVLGENIFEAFDMPLEVSPIDIIHKIEDYMEAIDTTNGVIFLVDMGSLTELQNHLQPKGPGAIGLLNNITTSMAIEVGESILREDKIDQILKCVTASIKPTYKLIKDEHNKYNAIITTCGTGMGTAVKIKELLMKGIGNTKNITVLPYDFLSLKNNGLKEHVFTSYNVLGIVGTLDPKVPHIPFVAMEDIISEKDTNKLNEIFSGVLPTVKIEELNETMLKLFSLESVIHHLTILNPDKLIDNLSDILGKIQQELNITFSNPTLMSLYIHMSCLVERLVKKSPIEYYSDMEQFGEEHKTFVHLMKRIFYRIEENYGVEIPLSEIGYIYDIIKIRNEAFVY
- a CDS encoding PTS system mannose/fructose/sorbose family transporter subunit IID gives rise to the protein MEEKQINHQMDAGQDELVDKKTLRRVFWRSFHLQGSFNYERMQALGYLYAMIPILLKLYPKKSDLAAALKRHLEFFNTTPAVSSFVMGISTAMEEKNAREKGVFDSSSINAIKVALMGPLAGIGDSFFWGTFRVIAAGIGISLASQGNILGAILFLVLYNIPHFFLRYKGTFWGYNQGTTLLSSLYEKGNMEKVSYCAGILGLIVIGAMTGTLVQFTTPLEISIQGAAVNLQDTLDQIMPNILPLGLTLLLFLLLKKGIKVNYIMIGIIAVGILGKWAGIL
- a CDS encoding HPr family phosphocarrier protein — encoded protein: MLLEKFTVTDKMGIHARPATKLVQAANKFKSKIHLGFEETKVNMKSITGIMTLGITEGMIIEVMTEGEDERKAFQTLCELMERESIGVSAKAIS
- the rpoN gene encoding RNA polymerase factor sigma-54, translated to MSLHVSLHQKQQLALTLTPSLRQSISILQFSSADLNEYIQDQIQSNPALQLDASPTNDRESNWSNTSAAADTYDRMVSEESLTENLKHQISLFSISPDVRAVLYYLIGSLDDKGYLILDRLHAATSLRIKSEKLDDAIAIIQTLDPPGIGARDLHECLLLQIKSANSLAYKIVDEHLGLLAEKEYEILSTILGVELSDIYEADLQIKSLNPYPAMNFHTKPTPYIAADVILRQTDSGINIIVNQAHLPVVKLDPSFSAMLHNDPSNEVKRYAKASMFAASQLIRGLEQRQQTLYNITKEILAFQPDFFKEGTTCLKSMTLKDIANAAQVHESTVSRATSNKYLQTPLGLFSFKQLFSKGVSSTKTDAFHSVHQIKEKMKELLENERKSSPLSDQKITTLLQKHSIAISRRTVAKYRMELGFEDSRIRKEK
- a CDS encoding SIS domain-containing protein; this encodes MQTNLMNQFIHEEKEVLTSILQGKEDIIGDSVQAYTNNDIENIYVIGSGTSYHAALVAKDTISKLLNKQVFVMYPTHFEREQLHLGGKQLVIGISQGGRSLSTIHGIEKAKQWGFPTIGISEYAESDLAETVDYFIPLSIGSVERAGAKTKGYVGTILTLILFAMQASGKQDEELLEKLQTTFSNLDTLAQVSEEWYQKIKDDFYHAKDIAVIGYGTNYATALEGALKLLETARVPVVGYEMEEYMHGVYNCISPDSFIIFLASEHKDKERLLNMKDFLGNITDHCYVIGKEGTFETSDQDLAFAFQEQEDFSAFEYIVPLQILSSLLSADKGIDAAIPKFPNFHTMMGSKVANI